From a single Pseudorasbora parva isolate DD20220531a chromosome 17, ASM2467924v1, whole genome shotgun sequence genomic region:
- the slc3a1 gene encoding amino acid transporter heavy chain SLC3A1: MSSTKITNIDTVELQGVQNAAFQEDDEDEDDDASYSREHQATGVSVTRPEESVYTQIKPYAGMPKEVLMLHSSKACYRIPREILFWLIIACTLALIAMTITIVALSPRCMSWWQLTPVYQVYPRSFKDSNADGVGDLKGIREKLSHFEYLNIKAIWISPFYKSPMRDFGYDVEDFREVDPLFGTMEDFDDLLTSMHDKGLKLIMDYIPNHTSDKHIWFQLSRNGTEPYKDYYIWVNCTADKPPNNWVSVFGNSSWEYDEIRQQCYFHQFLKEQPDLNFRNPRVIEEMTDIIHFWLKKGVDGFRMDAVKHMLEAAHLRNEPQVDPDQDPSTVVTEFQLYHDYTYTQQGIHEILTDWRIAMDAYSREPGRYRFMVTESYDYEEIEKTMRYYGTSYATESNFPFNFYLLYLPDGLSGYKAKGLVDLWMSNMPKGKWPNWVVGNHDKPRIASSAGREYVRAINMLLLTLPGTPTTYYGEEIGMVNVNVSVIQDPFGKHDPSNSRDPQRTPMQWNDQLNAGFSDNETGTWLDIAPDYSTVNVELQQADPDSIISQYRALSLLRVSEIILSRGWFCYVWSDVNVFAYLRELDGLRKGFLVLLNFGMDTTTDLSSVSELPDSLTVHLSTVPISQKTFSKSRILTSRGQGLLLEYSTNQRFNPNHASECYVSEKACYLSTLDILYKC; encoded by the exons ATGAGCTCGACCAAAATCACAAACATTGACACAGTGGAGCTGCAAGGGGTCCAGAATGCAGCCTTTCAAGAAGAtgatgaggatgaagatgatgaCGCATCCTACTCTCGAGAGCACCAGGCCACCGGCGTCTCCGTCACCAGGCCAGAGGAAAGCGTGTACACTCAGATCAAACCATATGCTGGGATGCCCAAAGAGGTTCTGATGTTACACTCGAGCAAAGCCTGCTACCGGATACCACGAGAGATTCTTTTCTGGCTGATCATTGCGTGCACCCTGGCTCTGATTGCCATGACCATTACGATCGTGGCGCTGTCGCCTCGATGCATGAGCTGGTGGCAGCTTACTCCGGTCTACCAGGTTTATCCACGATCGTTCAAAGATTCAAATGCTGATGGTGTTGGAGACCTCAAAG GAATCAGGGAGAAACTGAGTCATTTTGAGTACCTGAACATTAAAGCAATCTGGATCAGTCCTTTCTACAAGTCTCCTATGAGGGATTTTGGCTATGACGTAGAGGACTTCAGGGAGGTTGACCCTCTTTTTGGAACCATGGAAGACTTTGACGACCTCCTAACAAGCATGCATGACAAAG GTCTTAAGCTGATCATGGACTACATCCCGAACCACACCAGTGACAAACACATCTGGTTCCAGCTTAGCCGTAATGGCACAGAGCCCTATAAAGACTACTATATCTGGGTTAACTGCACAGCAGACAAACCTCCTAACAACTGG GTAAGCGTCTTTGGGAATTCCTCCTGGGAATACGATGAAATACGACAACAGTGCTATTTCCATCAGTTCCTCAAGGAACAGCCAGACCTGAACTTCCGTAACCCCCGAGTCATAGAGGAGATGACG GACATAATCCATTTCTGGTTGAAGAAGGGGGTGGACGGGTTCCGCATGGACGCTGTGAAACACATGCTTGAGGCTGCGCATTTGAGAAATGAACCCCAGGTGGACCCTGACCAAGATCCA TCGACTGTGGTCACAGAGTTCCAGCTGTACCATGACTACACCTACACACAACAGGGGATACATGAGATTCTAACAGACTGGAGGATAGCGATGGACGCCTACAGCAGAGAGCCTGGCCGCTACAG ATTCATGGTTACAGAGAGTTATGACTATGAAGAAATTGAAAAAACCATGAGGTACTATGGCACAAGCTATGCCACAGAAAGCAACTTCCCCTTTAACTTCTATTTACTGTATCTTCCTGACGGTCTGTCAGGATATAAAGCCAAAGGCCTGGTTGATTTATGGATGTCAAATATGCCAAAGGGAAAATGGCCAAACTGGGTG gtGGGAAACCATGACAAGCCACGTATAGCCTCAAGTGCTGGGAGGGAATATGTACGTGCTATAAATATGCTGTTGTTAACACTGCCTGGAACTCCCACAACATACTACGGAGAGGAGATTGGCATGGTGAACGTAAATGTATCGGTAATTCAGGATCCTTTTGGAAAACATGATCCA AGCAACAGTCGAGACCCGCAGCGAACACCAATGCAGTGGAATGATCAGCTCAACGCTGGCTTTAGTGACAATGAAACGGGCACGTGGCTAGACATCGCTCCAGACTACAGCACTGTCAATGTGGAG CTTCAGCAGGCCGATCCAGACTCTATCATTTCACAATATCGTGCTCTGAGTTTGCTCAGGGTGTCGGAGATTATCCTGTCCCGAGGCTGGTTCTGCTACGTCTGGAGTGATGTCAACGTATTCGCTTATTTGCGTGAGCTGGATGGGCTCCGAAAAGGCTTCCTGGTGCTTCTAAACTTCGGCATGGACACTACAACAGACTTGTCTTCGGTTAGTGAGCTGCCAGATTCTCTAACTGTGCATTTAAGTACAGTGCCAATAAGCCAGAAGACTTTCTCTAAATCCAGAATCCTGACATCTCGCGGGCAAGGACTGCTCCTGGAATATTCCACCAATCAGCGGTTTAACCCTAACCACGCATCTGAGTGTTATGTTTCTGAGAAAGCCTGCTATTTGTCCACGCTAGATATTCTGTACAAGTGTTGA
- the prepl gene encoding prolyl endopeptidase-like isoform X2 yields MNLITSSCLLLLRPVSRNIHRANIHPLISRLYTEGFSQTTAELSKAQLQKLRDQEQRFKRRLHSIHRKFANVPEISEFQGHHHVYFEDGEGIYRSTLAHGEQEMVDVFRADWAGDGYGSIQRVRLSPKETMLAATVKKDHHEETRCVLVHLGGVNLHQNVMLVLDNVLSFEWAAEDILFYSTQEALRCLRVFRVHFSDSGVQTTLVYEEKDPEFFVEVSRSRDQRLVTINCSSKISSEVWFIDSKTPLSFPTLIQSRQPGLLYHVEHKDNHLFILANTGAHQEYQLLRAPLASPSMRHWVSVFSAVPGTVIKDMELLQDHCVFTVKDSQCRLQIQTLTTQEPYQLNTLQLPQWACDLSPLHIGTVDRGSFGFLLSSPVHPPVRYLYSSKKQKLSITEDIRYTSLPELNTTRLQAASQDGTMVPLTLLHMPALSEMHNAPLLLHVYGAYGVDLNMAFSPEKRLLLEDGWALAYCHVRGGGELGLAWHRAGSVLQKRRGVEDLTACIQTLHHLGVSHPSLTALTACSAGAVLAGALCNHNPLLLKAVILQAPFLDVLGTMQDPLLPLTVEERGEWGDPLIFKEHRDNIASYCPCHNIIPQLYPSILITAYSEDCRVSLSGVMKYVEKLKKAIQTCTTQDDVNAAAARVPAVILDMQPGGDHFGPEDFHLSLNESARHLAFLYTILGLDHQKTRRGRKGNSNNPTRKSHKP; encoded by the exons ATGAATCTGATCACCTCCTCATGTCTGCTGCTTTTGCGACCAGTTTCACGCAATATACATCGGGCGAATATACACCCATTAATCTCACGTCTTTACACTGAG GGATTCTCACAGACTACAGCTGAGCTGTCTAAAGCCCAACTGCAGAAACTCAGAGATCAGGAGCAGCGTTTTAAAAGAAGACTACATTCAATTCATAGGAAGTTTGCCAATGTTCCAGAAATTTCAGAG TTTCAGGGACACCATCATGTATACTTTGAAGATGGTGAAGGAATCTACAGATCGACCCTGGCACACG GTGAGCAGGAGATGGTGGATGTGTTCAGAGCAGACTGGGCAGGAGATGGATATGGAAGCATTCAGAGGGTCAGACTCTCTCCCAAAGAGACCATGCTGGCCGCCACTGTAAAGAAAGACCACCATGAAGAGACCAGATGCGTGCTGGTCCATCTGGGTGGTGTCAACCTTCATCAAAATGTTATGTTGGTTTTAGACAACGTGCTCAGCTTTG AATGGGCAGCAGAGGACATCCTTTTCTACAGCACCCAGGAGGCTCTTCGTTGTTTGCGTGTTTTCCGTGTTCATTTCAGTGATTCTGGTGTCCAAACCACCCTTGTTTATGAAGAAAAGGATCCAGA GTTCTTTGTGGAGGTCAGTCGTTCAAGAGACCAGAGGCTGGTGACCATTAACTGCAGTAGTAAGATCAGTTCTGAGGTGTGGTTCATTGACAGCAAGACTCCACTTTCATTCCCCACCCTCATCCAGTCCCGCCAGCCTGGTCTACTTTACCATGTGGAGCACAAGGACAACCACCTGTTCATCCTTGCTAACACTGGAGCACATCAGGAGTATCAG CTACTCAGGGCACCATTAGCCTCTCCATCCATGAGACACTGGGTGTCTGTGTTCAGTGCTGTACCGGGAACTGTCATTAAAGATATGGAGCTGCTTCAGGATCACTGCGTGTTCACAGTAAAGGATTCACAGTGTCGACTTCAGATCCAGACACTTACCACACAAGAGCCCTATCAGTTAAACACTCTCCAG CTTCCCCAATGGGCCTGTGATTTATCACCACTGCATATTGGGACTGTGGACAGAGGTTCATTTGGCTTTCTCCTGTCCTCTCCAGTGCACCCACCGGTACGCTACCTGTATTCCTCTAAAAAACAGAAGCTCTCCATAACAGAGGACATCCGGTATACCTCCCTCCCTGAGTTGAACACTACACGTCTGCAGGCAGCCAGTCAG GATGGTACAATGGTGCCTTTGACTCTCCTCCATATGCCTGCATTATCTGAGATGCATAACGCTCCACTGCTTCTGCATGTATATGGAGCCTATGGTGTTGACCTAAATATGGCTTTCAGTCCAGAGAAGAGACTGTTGCTGGAGGACGGCTGGGCTCTGGCCTACTGCCACGTCAG GGGTGGTGGTGAGCTTGGTCTGGCGTGGCATCGAGCGGGCTCTGTGCTGCAGAAGCGGAGGGGCGTGGAAGATCTTACTGCTTGCATTCagacacttcatcacttgggaGTGTCTCATCCTTCTCTAACCGCCCTCACCGCTTGCAGTGCTGGAGCTGTCCTAGCGGGGGCGCTGTGCAACCATAACCCACTGCTTCTTAAAGCTGTAATTCTACAG GCACCTTTTCTGGATGTTCTTGGCACAATGCAAGACCCTTTACTGCCGCTTACAGTTGAGGAGAGGGGGGAGTGGGGAGACCCCCTTATATTTAAAGAACACAGGGACAACATTGCCTCTTACTGTCCCTGCCACAACATTATACCTCAG CTTTACCCCTCCATTCTGATCACTGCATATTCAGAAGACTGCAGAGTTTCTTTATCTGGGGTCATGAAGTATGTGGAAAAACTAAAGAAGGCCATACAAACATGTACCACTCAGGATGATGTTAACG cagcagcagcacgtGTCCCAGCTGTCATTCTGGACATGCAGCCAGGAGGTGATCACTTTGGCCCTGAGGATTTTCATCTGTCCTTGAATGAG AGTGCCCGACACTTAGCCTTCCTGTACACAATACTTGGACTAGATCACCAAAAAACTCGACGGGGACGAAAAGGAAACTCGAATAACCCAACTCGCAAGTCCCATAAACCCTAA
- the prepl gene encoding prolyl endopeptidase-like isoform X3 gives MNLITSSCLLLLRPVSRNIHRANIHPLISRLYTEGFSQTTAELSKAQLQKLRDQEQRFKRRLHSIHRKFANVPEISEFQGHHHVYFEDGEGIYRSTLAHGEQEMVDVFRADWAGDGYGSIQRVRLSPKETMLAATVKKDHHEETRCVLVHLGGVNLHQNVMLVLDNVLSFEWAAEDILFYSTQEALRCLRVFRVHFSDSGVQTTLVYEEKDPEFFVEVSRSRDQRLVTINCSSKISSEVWFIDSKTPLSFPTLIQSRQPGLLYHVEHKDNHLFILANTGAHQEYQLLRAPLASPSMRHWVSVFSAVPGTVIKDMELLQDHCVFTVKDSQCRLQIQTLTTQEPYQLNTLQLPQWACDLSPLHIGTVDRGSFGFLLSSPVHPPVRYLYSSKKQKLSITEDIRYTSLPELNTTRLQAASQDGTMVPLTLLHMPALSEMHNAPLLLHVYGAYGVDLNMAFSPEKRLLLEDGWALAYCHVRGGGELGLAWHRAGSVLQKRRGVEDLTACIQTLHHLGVSHPSLTALTACSAGAVLAGALCNHNPLLLKAVILQAPFLDVLGTMQDPLLPLTVEERGEWGDPLIFKEHRDNIASYCPCHNIIPQLYPSILITAYSEDCRVSLSGVMKYVEKLKKAIQTCTTQDDVNAAARVPAVILDMQPGGDHFGPEDFHLSLNESARHLAFLYTILGLDHQKTRRGRKGNSNNPTRKSHKP, from the exons ATGAATCTGATCACCTCCTCATGTCTGCTGCTTTTGCGACCAGTTTCACGCAATATACATCGGGCGAATATACACCCATTAATCTCACGTCTTTACACTGAG GGATTCTCACAGACTACAGCTGAGCTGTCTAAAGCCCAACTGCAGAAACTCAGAGATCAGGAGCAGCGTTTTAAAAGAAGACTACATTCAATTCATAGGAAGTTTGCCAATGTTCCAGAAATTTCAGAG TTTCAGGGACACCATCATGTATACTTTGAAGATGGTGAAGGAATCTACAGATCGACCCTGGCACACG GTGAGCAGGAGATGGTGGATGTGTTCAGAGCAGACTGGGCAGGAGATGGATATGGAAGCATTCAGAGGGTCAGACTCTCTCCCAAAGAGACCATGCTGGCCGCCACTGTAAAGAAAGACCACCATGAAGAGACCAGATGCGTGCTGGTCCATCTGGGTGGTGTCAACCTTCATCAAAATGTTATGTTGGTTTTAGACAACGTGCTCAGCTTTG AATGGGCAGCAGAGGACATCCTTTTCTACAGCACCCAGGAGGCTCTTCGTTGTTTGCGTGTTTTCCGTGTTCATTTCAGTGATTCTGGTGTCCAAACCACCCTTGTTTATGAAGAAAAGGATCCAGA GTTCTTTGTGGAGGTCAGTCGTTCAAGAGACCAGAGGCTGGTGACCATTAACTGCAGTAGTAAGATCAGTTCTGAGGTGTGGTTCATTGACAGCAAGACTCCACTTTCATTCCCCACCCTCATCCAGTCCCGCCAGCCTGGTCTACTTTACCATGTGGAGCACAAGGACAACCACCTGTTCATCCTTGCTAACACTGGAGCACATCAGGAGTATCAG CTACTCAGGGCACCATTAGCCTCTCCATCCATGAGACACTGGGTGTCTGTGTTCAGTGCTGTACCGGGAACTGTCATTAAAGATATGGAGCTGCTTCAGGATCACTGCGTGTTCACAGTAAAGGATTCACAGTGTCGACTTCAGATCCAGACACTTACCACACAAGAGCCCTATCAGTTAAACACTCTCCAG CTTCCCCAATGGGCCTGTGATTTATCACCACTGCATATTGGGACTGTGGACAGAGGTTCATTTGGCTTTCTCCTGTCCTCTCCAGTGCACCCACCGGTACGCTACCTGTATTCCTCTAAAAAACAGAAGCTCTCCATAACAGAGGACATCCGGTATACCTCCCTCCCTGAGTTGAACACTACACGTCTGCAGGCAGCCAGTCAG GATGGTACAATGGTGCCTTTGACTCTCCTCCATATGCCTGCATTATCTGAGATGCATAACGCTCCACTGCTTCTGCATGTATATGGAGCCTATGGTGTTGACCTAAATATGGCTTTCAGTCCAGAGAAGAGACTGTTGCTGGAGGACGGCTGGGCTCTGGCCTACTGCCACGTCAG GGGTGGTGGTGAGCTTGGTCTGGCGTGGCATCGAGCGGGCTCTGTGCTGCAGAAGCGGAGGGGCGTGGAAGATCTTACTGCTTGCATTCagacacttcatcacttgggaGTGTCTCATCCTTCTCTAACCGCCCTCACCGCTTGCAGTGCTGGAGCTGTCCTAGCGGGGGCGCTGTGCAACCATAACCCACTGCTTCTTAAAGCTGTAATTCTACAG GCACCTTTTCTGGATGTTCTTGGCACAATGCAAGACCCTTTACTGCCGCTTACAGTTGAGGAGAGGGGGGAGTGGGGAGACCCCCTTATATTTAAAGAACACAGGGACAACATTGCCTCTTACTGTCCCTGCCACAACATTATACCTCAG CTTTACCCCTCCATTCTGATCACTGCATATTCAGAAGACTGCAGAGTTTCTTTATCTGGGGTCATGAAGTATGTGGAAAAACTAAAGAAGGCCATACAAACATGTACCACTCAGGATGATGTTAACG cagcagcacgtGTCCCAGCTGTCATTCTGGACATGCAGCCAGGAGGTGATCACTTTGGCCCTGAGGATTTTCATCTGTCCTTGAATGAG AGTGCCCGACACTTAGCCTTCCTGTACACAATACTTGGACTAGATCACCAAAAAACTCGACGGGGACGAAAAGGAAACTCGAATAACCCAACTCGCAAGTCCCATAAACCCTAA
- the prepl gene encoding prolyl endopeptidase-like isoform X4, whose product MNLITSSCLLLLRPVSRNIHRANIHPLISRLYTEGFSQTTAELSKAQLQKLRDQEQRFKRRLHSIHRKFANVPEISEGHHHVYFEDGEGIYRSTLAHGEQEMVDVFRADWAGDGYGSIQRVRLSPKETMLAATVKKDHHEETRCVLVHLGGVNLHQNVMLVLDNVLSFEWAAEDILFYSTQEALRCLRVFRVHFSDSGVQTTLVYEEKDPEFFVEVSRSRDQRLVTINCSSKISSEVWFIDSKTPLSFPTLIQSRQPGLLYHVEHKDNHLFILANTGAHQEYQLLRAPLASPSMRHWVSVFSAVPGTVIKDMELLQDHCVFTVKDSQCRLQIQTLTTQEPYQLNTLQLPQWACDLSPLHIGTVDRGSFGFLLSSPVHPPVRYLYSSKKQKLSITEDIRYTSLPELNTTRLQAASQDGTMVPLTLLHMPALSEMHNAPLLLHVYGAYGVDLNMAFSPEKRLLLEDGWALAYCHVRGGGELGLAWHRAGSVLQKRRGVEDLTACIQTLHHLGVSHPSLTALTACSAGAVLAGALCNHNPLLLKAVILQAPFLDVLGTMQDPLLPLTVEERGEWGDPLIFKEHRDNIASYCPCHNIIPQLYPSILITAYSEDCRVSLSGVMKYVEKLKKAIQTCTTQDDVNAAAAARVPAVILDMQPGGDHFGPEDFHLSLNESARHLAFLYTILGLDHQKTRRGRKGNSNNPTRKSHKP is encoded by the exons ATGAATCTGATCACCTCCTCATGTCTGCTGCTTTTGCGACCAGTTTCACGCAATATACATCGGGCGAATATACACCCATTAATCTCACGTCTTTACACTGAG GGATTCTCACAGACTACAGCTGAGCTGTCTAAAGCCCAACTGCAGAAACTCAGAGATCAGGAGCAGCGTTTTAAAAGAAGACTACATTCAATTCATAGGAAGTTTGCCAATGTTCCAGAAATTTCAGAG GGACACCATCATGTATACTTTGAAGATGGTGAAGGAATCTACAGATCGACCCTGGCACACG GTGAGCAGGAGATGGTGGATGTGTTCAGAGCAGACTGGGCAGGAGATGGATATGGAAGCATTCAGAGGGTCAGACTCTCTCCCAAAGAGACCATGCTGGCCGCCACTGTAAAGAAAGACCACCATGAAGAGACCAGATGCGTGCTGGTCCATCTGGGTGGTGTCAACCTTCATCAAAATGTTATGTTGGTTTTAGACAACGTGCTCAGCTTTG AATGGGCAGCAGAGGACATCCTTTTCTACAGCACCCAGGAGGCTCTTCGTTGTTTGCGTGTTTTCCGTGTTCATTTCAGTGATTCTGGTGTCCAAACCACCCTTGTTTATGAAGAAAAGGATCCAGA GTTCTTTGTGGAGGTCAGTCGTTCAAGAGACCAGAGGCTGGTGACCATTAACTGCAGTAGTAAGATCAGTTCTGAGGTGTGGTTCATTGACAGCAAGACTCCACTTTCATTCCCCACCCTCATCCAGTCCCGCCAGCCTGGTCTACTTTACCATGTGGAGCACAAGGACAACCACCTGTTCATCCTTGCTAACACTGGAGCACATCAGGAGTATCAG CTACTCAGGGCACCATTAGCCTCTCCATCCATGAGACACTGGGTGTCTGTGTTCAGTGCTGTACCGGGAACTGTCATTAAAGATATGGAGCTGCTTCAGGATCACTGCGTGTTCACAGTAAAGGATTCACAGTGTCGACTTCAGATCCAGACACTTACCACACAAGAGCCCTATCAGTTAAACACTCTCCAG CTTCCCCAATGGGCCTGTGATTTATCACCACTGCATATTGGGACTGTGGACAGAGGTTCATTTGGCTTTCTCCTGTCCTCTCCAGTGCACCCACCGGTACGCTACCTGTATTCCTCTAAAAAACAGAAGCTCTCCATAACAGAGGACATCCGGTATACCTCCCTCCCTGAGTTGAACACTACACGTCTGCAGGCAGCCAGTCAG GATGGTACAATGGTGCCTTTGACTCTCCTCCATATGCCTGCATTATCTGAGATGCATAACGCTCCACTGCTTCTGCATGTATATGGAGCCTATGGTGTTGACCTAAATATGGCTTTCAGTCCAGAGAAGAGACTGTTGCTGGAGGACGGCTGGGCTCTGGCCTACTGCCACGTCAG GGGTGGTGGTGAGCTTGGTCTGGCGTGGCATCGAGCGGGCTCTGTGCTGCAGAAGCGGAGGGGCGTGGAAGATCTTACTGCTTGCATTCagacacttcatcacttgggaGTGTCTCATCCTTCTCTAACCGCCCTCACCGCTTGCAGTGCTGGAGCTGTCCTAGCGGGGGCGCTGTGCAACCATAACCCACTGCTTCTTAAAGCTGTAATTCTACAG GCACCTTTTCTGGATGTTCTTGGCACAATGCAAGACCCTTTACTGCCGCTTACAGTTGAGGAGAGGGGGGAGTGGGGAGACCCCCTTATATTTAAAGAACACAGGGACAACATTGCCTCTTACTGTCCCTGCCACAACATTATACCTCAG CTTTACCCCTCCATTCTGATCACTGCATATTCAGAAGACTGCAGAGTTTCTTTATCTGGGGTCATGAAGTATGTGGAAAAACTAAAGAAGGCCATACAAACATGTACCACTCAGGATGATGTTAACG cagcagcagcagcacgtGTCCCAGCTGTCATTCTGGACATGCAGCCAGGAGGTGATCACTTTGGCCCTGAGGATTTTCATCTGTCCTTGAATGAG AGTGCCCGACACTTAGCCTTCCTGTACACAATACTTGGACTAGATCACCAAAAAACTCGACGGGGACGAAAAGGAAACTCGAATAACCCAACTCGCAAGTCCCATAAACCCTAA
- the prepl gene encoding prolyl endopeptidase-like isoform X1: MNLITSSCLLLLRPVSRNIHRANIHPLISRLYTEGFSQTTAELSKAQLQKLRDQEQRFKRRLHSIHRKFANVPEISEFQGHHHVYFEDGEGIYRSTLAHGEQEMVDVFRADWAGDGYGSIQRVRLSPKETMLAATVKKDHHEETRCVLVHLGGVNLHQNVMLVLDNVLSFEWAAEDILFYSTQEALRCLRVFRVHFSDSGVQTTLVYEEKDPEFFVEVSRSRDQRLVTINCSSKISSEVWFIDSKTPLSFPTLIQSRQPGLLYHVEHKDNHLFILANTGAHQEYQLLRAPLASPSMRHWVSVFSAVPGTVIKDMELLQDHCVFTVKDSQCRLQIQTLTTQEPYQLNTLQLPQWACDLSPLHIGTVDRGSFGFLLSSPVHPPVRYLYSSKKQKLSITEDIRYTSLPELNTTRLQAASQDGTMVPLTLLHMPALSEMHNAPLLLHVYGAYGVDLNMAFSPEKRLLLEDGWALAYCHVRGGGELGLAWHRAGSVLQKRRGVEDLTACIQTLHHLGVSHPSLTALTACSAGAVLAGALCNHNPLLLKAVILQAPFLDVLGTMQDPLLPLTVEERGEWGDPLIFKEHRDNIASYCPCHNIIPQLYPSILITAYSEDCRVSLSGVMKYVEKLKKAIQTCTTQDDVNAAAAARVPAVILDMQPGGDHFGPEDFHLSLNESARHLAFLYTILGLDHQKTRRGRKGNSNNPTRKSHKP; this comes from the exons ATGAATCTGATCACCTCCTCATGTCTGCTGCTTTTGCGACCAGTTTCACGCAATATACATCGGGCGAATATACACCCATTAATCTCACGTCTTTACACTGAG GGATTCTCACAGACTACAGCTGAGCTGTCTAAAGCCCAACTGCAGAAACTCAGAGATCAGGAGCAGCGTTTTAAAAGAAGACTACATTCAATTCATAGGAAGTTTGCCAATGTTCCAGAAATTTCAGAG TTTCAGGGACACCATCATGTATACTTTGAAGATGGTGAAGGAATCTACAGATCGACCCTGGCACACG GTGAGCAGGAGATGGTGGATGTGTTCAGAGCAGACTGGGCAGGAGATGGATATGGAAGCATTCAGAGGGTCAGACTCTCTCCCAAAGAGACCATGCTGGCCGCCACTGTAAAGAAAGACCACCATGAAGAGACCAGATGCGTGCTGGTCCATCTGGGTGGTGTCAACCTTCATCAAAATGTTATGTTGGTTTTAGACAACGTGCTCAGCTTTG AATGGGCAGCAGAGGACATCCTTTTCTACAGCACCCAGGAGGCTCTTCGTTGTTTGCGTGTTTTCCGTGTTCATTTCAGTGATTCTGGTGTCCAAACCACCCTTGTTTATGAAGAAAAGGATCCAGA GTTCTTTGTGGAGGTCAGTCGTTCAAGAGACCAGAGGCTGGTGACCATTAACTGCAGTAGTAAGATCAGTTCTGAGGTGTGGTTCATTGACAGCAAGACTCCACTTTCATTCCCCACCCTCATCCAGTCCCGCCAGCCTGGTCTACTTTACCATGTGGAGCACAAGGACAACCACCTGTTCATCCTTGCTAACACTGGAGCACATCAGGAGTATCAG CTACTCAGGGCACCATTAGCCTCTCCATCCATGAGACACTGGGTGTCTGTGTTCAGTGCTGTACCGGGAACTGTCATTAAAGATATGGAGCTGCTTCAGGATCACTGCGTGTTCACAGTAAAGGATTCACAGTGTCGACTTCAGATCCAGACACTTACCACACAAGAGCCCTATCAGTTAAACACTCTCCAG CTTCCCCAATGGGCCTGTGATTTATCACCACTGCATATTGGGACTGTGGACAGAGGTTCATTTGGCTTTCTCCTGTCCTCTCCAGTGCACCCACCGGTACGCTACCTGTATTCCTCTAAAAAACAGAAGCTCTCCATAACAGAGGACATCCGGTATACCTCCCTCCCTGAGTTGAACACTACACGTCTGCAGGCAGCCAGTCAG GATGGTACAATGGTGCCTTTGACTCTCCTCCATATGCCTGCATTATCTGAGATGCATAACGCTCCACTGCTTCTGCATGTATATGGAGCCTATGGTGTTGACCTAAATATGGCTTTCAGTCCAGAGAAGAGACTGTTGCTGGAGGACGGCTGGGCTCTGGCCTACTGCCACGTCAG GGGTGGTGGTGAGCTTGGTCTGGCGTGGCATCGAGCGGGCTCTGTGCTGCAGAAGCGGAGGGGCGTGGAAGATCTTACTGCTTGCATTCagacacttcatcacttgggaGTGTCTCATCCTTCTCTAACCGCCCTCACCGCTTGCAGTGCTGGAGCTGTCCTAGCGGGGGCGCTGTGCAACCATAACCCACTGCTTCTTAAAGCTGTAATTCTACAG GCACCTTTTCTGGATGTTCTTGGCACAATGCAAGACCCTTTACTGCCGCTTACAGTTGAGGAGAGGGGGGAGTGGGGAGACCCCCTTATATTTAAAGAACACAGGGACAACATTGCCTCTTACTGTCCCTGCCACAACATTATACCTCAG CTTTACCCCTCCATTCTGATCACTGCATATTCAGAAGACTGCAGAGTTTCTTTATCTGGGGTCATGAAGTATGTGGAAAAACTAAAGAAGGCCATACAAACATGTACCACTCAGGATGATGTTAACG cagcagcagcagcacgtGTCCCAGCTGTCATTCTGGACATGCAGCCAGGAGGTGATCACTTTGGCCCTGAGGATTTTCATCTGTCCTTGAATGAG AGTGCCCGACACTTAGCCTTCCTGTACACAATACTTGGACTAGATCACCAAAAAACTCGACGGGGACGAAAAGGAAACTCGAATAACCCAACTCGCAAGTCCCATAAACCCTAA